In Leptospiraceae bacterium, a genomic segment contains:
- a CDS encoding DUF3332 family protein has protein sequence MKNRVFRKIIIMLSLFGFISLSTANCFGKFALVRKVYEIHDNIKLGGSKKIDRVIQSLPFYLFGIAGFVYGISGLVDFIVFNLIEFWTDSNPLGLNEYDENGRYAKTFEQNGEKFQFVYSNYGQRLDLTFVKSGNSETLVFFKNQTDKIFKEVNGELQEVNTESHELGDKTLIQMVVGGKLKSEKLVETNSLNDLKTTYSGYSL, from the coding sequence TTGAAAAATAGAGTTTTTAGAAAGATAATTATTATGCTAAGCCTTTTTGGCTTTATTAGTTTAAGTACAGCAAACTGCTTCGGTAAGTTTGCTCTGGTTAGAAAGGTATACGAAATCCATGACAATATAAAATTAGGTGGTAGTAAGAAAATAGATAGGGTGATTCAATCTTTACCCTTCTATCTCTTTGGAATTGCTGGATTTGTGTATGGAATTTCCGGTCTTGTTGATTTTATTGTCTTCAACTTAATCGAATTTTGGACAGATAGTAATCCACTCGGTCTAAATGAATACGATGAAAACGGACGATATGCTAAAACATTCGAGCAAAACGGTGAGAAGTTTCAATTTGTATATTCAAACTACGGCCAAAGGTTAGATTTAACTTTTGTAAAATCAGGAAATTCGGAAACATTAGTTTTCTTCAAAAATCAAACAGATAAAATATTTAAAGAAGTGAATGGGGAACTCCAAGAAGTGAATACGGAATCCCATGAACTCGGAGATAAGACCCTTATCCAGATGGTGGTAGGTGGAAAACTGAAATCAGAAAAACTCGTTGAAACCAACAGTCTAAATGATCTAAAAACAACCTATTCCGGATATTCCCTATAA
- a CDS encoding site-specific integrase: protein MSRELNKTQIQKSLQMIEENTYDSCIRQFNKYLEDYRLELSVPNLFRFFGDLQEWFSISTVHVYKNAIKKSIEKTFLGNPHYFEFKAALEQVFKEVKTGRRDSKIYEKDLISEEEIEQLLEGGVYEDFRCKPASTGRFKEIKADDKLKLIIRFLASTGMRIHELILLEIKRCQVEEKFVRIDFTGKGKKERRNYIPKNLYEAAIDTFQGRTYVFQDEGFMPVEEGLSYSKRKELYVERYRKNVLYRLRNLSKKLLGKEVTPHDFRHFFATKWLKEGKSLKAIANWLGHSTTAITADMYIHDELRPEELFGFESEAK, encoded by the coding sequence TTGTCAAGAGAACTGAATAAAACCCAAATACAGAAGTCCTTACAGATGATCGAGGAAAACACCTATGATTCCTGTATACGACAATTTAATAAATACCTTGAAGATTATCGACTCGAACTCTCGGTTCCGAACCTTTTCCGTTTTTTTGGAGACCTTCAAGAATGGTTTTCCATTTCTACCGTCCATGTATATAAGAATGCAATTAAAAAATCCATAGAAAAAACTTTTTTAGGAAATCCTCATTATTTCGAATTTAAGGCAGCACTTGAACAGGTGTTTAAGGAAGTGAAAACCGGTAGGAGAGATAGTAAAATTTATGAAAAGGATCTTATCTCCGAAGAAGAAATCGAGCAGCTTTTAGAGGGAGGAGTATATGAAGATTTCAGGTGTAAACCTGCGAGCACCGGTCGTTTCAAAGAAATAAAAGCAGATGATAAATTAAAACTGATTATCCGTTTTTTAGCTTCAACGGGAATGAGGATACATGAACTGATATTGTTAGAAATAAAACGCTGCCAGGTGGAAGAAAAGTTTGTTCGAATCGATTTTACCGGGAAGGGTAAAAAAGAAAGAAGAAACTATATTCCAAAGAATCTTTATGAAGCTGCTATTGATACATTTCAAGGAAGAACTTATGTTTTTCAGGATGAAGGCTTTATGCCAGTAGAAGAGGGACTTTCCTACTCAAAAAGAAAAGAATTGTATGTGGAACGATACAGGAAAAATGTGTTATATCGTTTGCGGAACCTTTCCAAAAAACTTTTAGGGAAAGAAGTTACTCCTCATGACTTTCGACATTTCTTTGCAACAAAGTGGTTGAAAGAAGGGAAATCACTAAAAGCTATAGCGAATTGGTTAGGCCACTCCACAACCGCTATTACTGCCGATATGTATATTCATGATGAACTGAGACCTGAAGAGTTATTTGGCTTCGAAAGTGAAGCGAAATAG